The Malus domestica chromosome 08, GDT2T_hap1 genomic interval AATCTGGCCAAGTTGCTAACCACTCTCTCCCCTGTAAAAGTGGTTTAAAAAAAGTGTACCAAAAATAAGGGAATGCCATTAAGATTTCTTATTTTGAAATTAGCTAGCCAAGAGATCGATAATTACTATGTGAAAACACCATGGTGGAGAAGGAGAACCAAAAGCTTGTGCCAACTTGATGTGAGGGAGGGCCGCGAAAGTCTTCATTAATTTGATGTTCAAGTACCCAGATGACGAAACCaatgaagatgaagaaacaaaaagtcGTAAGCCACAAGTCCCATGTCAAGGGCTTCAAGAAAACCCATGCATTTTTGCTCCTGGTGTCTCTGATTGGCACAACCATTACTACCCCCGATTCTGTGTAGGGCATCGTAAAGTCCACGTACAAAGATCTGTTTGCCCTAATCGTGGTATCTCCCACCACAGCATCAAATTTCTGTCAACAGAAGATGTAACCagagaaaaatataaattgcgGGGTCCAAAATGAAATCAGTAATCGATATTTTATTTTGACATATAAGTTTACCTCAAGATATACTTGATAGACCAAATCATTGTACGTGCCAGCCATTGTTCCATCAGAATTCTCAAAGGGAATGAACTCGTAAGGAAGTGCATATGGTAGTACTTCAACTGCAGCCTCAAAGACATCAATACTGAACCCAGTGACTTGCGTTGTGTTAGTGCTAGGGTTCTTGGTTACCTTAACAAACTCACTAAAACCAAGCTTTACAGGAACTCCAATTCTCAGCTTCTTGTCATTTGTTGGGATCTCCCACCCCTTGGGAACAGAGAAAGAATCTCCAGGCCATATAATCGGTGAAAGATTGCACTTGGAAGTTGAAAGTATGCTTGTAAGATTGCACTTGGAAGTTGAAGTTGAAAGTGTGCTTGTGTTTGCTGAATTCAGTGTCTTTAACATACCATTTTCTGGTGTCCAAAATGCAATAGTTCTTACTCCATCACCATTTACGttaactatcttaaaattcgaTGCGTGAAGTTGCCCATCGTCAAGCCTGAAGTCACCAGCTATACCTTTGAATGAAGTATTAGATATGGCTTGTGAAAGTTTTAGACCATATTGGGAGACCTCAAACGTATCAAGATCTGTTGAGTTAACGGAATCATTCCTATTTTGAAAATCAGAGTTTGTATTAAACCCAACTTCTTCTACTGCAAAGGCTAGTGCAAAAACTGCATCATAAGCCCGAAATCCAAATACATCGACATCAACATCGATGATGGctggattgtcttgttggaaTCGTCTTTTCCACCGCATTTTGAAATTTTCAAGCTCCTCTGTTCTTGGAACGTCAGTTTCCACACCTAATACCCCTTGCATTGAATTCAGAACTACCGGAGGGATTGACCATAAACGATTTCCTACCCCGTTGGTCATGATCCAAACATAGCCTTTTCTCATCATTCCGACCTCTTTTGCCTTGGCAAATAGCTTAGTGCAAAGTATGGGCAACATGTGCACAATGAAGACTCTAGTTTGCATTGTCATTAACTTGTGAAGCTCTTTTTCAATTTGTACATCTGTAGGTGATGCGGGAATGACACTCCGATAAGGGACATGAGCATCAACCTCTTGCAATGCATCAATTAAAAAGGGTATGACTCCCTCGCCGTACGTATTGTCTACATAAATTGGCACAACTTGTCTCCATCCGAAATTTTTAACAATGGCACTTATGGCTTTCACTTGCTGAGAGTCGGTTTGTGTAATTCGGAAGAAGTAAGAGCTTTGGAGTGAAGTAAGAGAGGGGCTTGTTGCAGAAAATGATAAAATGGGCACATGAGCTTGGTCTCCAAGATTAACAACAAAGCTAGCCTGCATTGATGTCACTGGCCCCAGGATTGCTTGCACTTCTACATTCTTTATCAGGTCTAGAGCTGTgtcccaataaaaaaaaatgagaaattaggttcatatCCTTGTTTttactactccattgattaaaagcctattcattttcaatttttgatcaaggtctttGGGTATTAAtagcatcattaattatttgaataataaaataattttattattacatatattccTTTAAGCTAAAAGCCAaaatttttagcccagaaacattttttctgctccaacccttctaccctaaaattttagcccggaattattaaagaatgaaattagcctaaatttttttcttaaatcatttaaaaaaaaaataaatatgtagattattgtaaattaattttatgaacattttaatctaaaaaaatttaaattccgataaacattttgCATTTAGCtcggggggaaagctggggggtatttggcccagaaatagcatttggcatttagcctaaaattttagcatgggttaGAGAGTGTTTGGGAGGGTaatttggggggtaatttggcttttagcccagggttggagatgttcttagtgttaaaaatgttacaattagtatatttatatttatggctaaattttttatcatatatttttatttttagtttgtatctatttttaatttgtacccatatattagtttctttttgtgcccatattttttaaagttttatttgtgtttgtactcatgtgtataccgtcacgtgacattgtatatttaatcaatgatagaaaaattacatatggtatatttatgttttatggataaactttgtatcatatatttatatttttagtttgtacccacttttaatttgcaacatttttttttaaatttgtagtattttctttttagttttattttgtacccatgtattaatttcttttagcgcctatatttgtttttaaattcatttgtaatcataattttttaatcttttatctataCCCTAATGTATTtataatgtactcattcttctttattaatgtaccactttgttatatgtgaaatgtaccaattttttttaacactatggatacatttttttttgccatttattatttattatttttacatagtttttatccatttattcaagcaaaatgtttgaatttttttattgtaacggtttctaatagtattataatgagggattttaaatttataggattataaatctcatagaatatcaaacaattaatgtcaaaactataaaaatataattattaattgtaatataatgaggtgtacaaagtcaagggactttgatcaaactttgaataccattaaggttttagtcaaagaatgttaagaattagggaccacatccaaagtatccctaaaaaaaat includes:
- the LOC103413415 gene encoding glutamate receptor 2.2-like, coding for MCTYSAYSYIYICFILTNSVLQLKKALVQINMGTVKKPCMVFLCFLFLLSWIFNVAAVAAVENTTIQVNVGVVVDLDQPSQSGKMYLSCIKMAIEDFYASHAHFKTRLVLNTRDSKQSVVGAAAAALDLIKNVEVQAILGPVTSMQASFVVNLGDQAHVPILSFSATSPSLTSLQSSYFFRITQTDSQQVKAISAIVKNFGWRQVVPIYVDNTYGEGVIPFLIDALQEVDAHVPYRSVIPASPTDVQIEKELHKLMTMQTRVFIVHMLPILCTKLFAKAKEVGMMRKGYVWIMTNGVGNRLWSIPPVVLNSMQGVLGVETDVPRTEELENFKMRWKRRFQQDNPAIIDVDVDVFGFRAYDAVFALAFAVEEVGFNTNSDFQNRNDSVNSTDLDTFEVSQYGLKLSQAISNTSFKGIAGDFRLDDGQLHASNFKIVNVNGDGVRTIAFWTPENGMLKTLNSANTSTLSTSTSKCNLTSILSTSKCNLSPIIWPGDSFSVPKGWEIPTNDKKLRIGVPVKLGFSEFVKVTKNPSTNTTQVTGFSIDVFEAAVEVLPYALPYEFIPFENSDGTMAGTYNDLVYQVYLEKFDAVVGDTTIRANRSLYVDFTMPYTESGVVMVVPIRDTRSKNAWVFLKPLTWDLWLTTFCFFIFIGFVIWVLEHQINEDFRGPPSHQVGTSFWFSFSTMVFSHRERVVSNLARFLMIIWVFVVLVLTQSYTANLASLLTVEQLQPTVTNIKDILRKGENVGCMENSFVCELLMKQVGFHESKLKAIKTMEECDEALSKGSGKGGIAAVVAGTPYMELFIAKYCSKYTMIGPIYKTDGFGFVFPKRSPLVPDISQAVLSVMEGEKIMKIESKWFSQESNCEDNSRTPRISSNSLGLESFWGLFLIAGVASILALIIFVACFFYKHRHVLEQPDSRTSSSRWRRVRAMIEIFNEKDLNSHTFKSRQQQEGIAGVGEEVKASPNRNWPESPFSYANDTDKVFGFYKGQQTPSTTSHGSPELTITVQEMHGAHVTAHVENNQQIQ